The following are encoded together in the Lathyrus oleraceus cultivar Zhongwan6 chromosome 3, CAAS_Psat_ZW6_1.0, whole genome shotgun sequence genome:
- the LOC127131167 gene encoding uncharacterized protein LOC127131167, giving the protein MKDKGEDKDKVYVPPSPYKPPIPYPQRLKQTKIDNQYKKFIKVIEKLHVEIPFTEAITQIPSYAKFLKDILTKKHRLGDPKPLECNSIAENKLAKKEKDPGSFSIPCILGNHVIDKAFLDFGASVSLMPLAVCRRLNQGELQPTKMSL; this is encoded by the coding sequence ATGAAAGATAAGGGAGAAGATAAAGATAAAGTTTATGTTCCACCCTCTCCTTATAAACCACCAATTCCATACCCGCAAAGACTTAAACAGACCAAAATTGATAACCAATATAAAAAGTTTATAAAGGTGATCGAGAAACTACACGTAGAAATCCCATTCACCGAAGCCATCACCCAGATACCATCTTATGCTAAATTCCTTAAGGACATCTTGACCAAGAAACATAGGCTTGGTGATCCCAAACCTTTAGAGTGCAACTCCATTGCTGagaataaacttgctaagaaggagaaagatcCCGGAAGCTTTTCCATACCTTGTATTTTAGGGAATCATGTTATAGACAAAGCATTCCTAGACTTTGGAGCAAGCGTGAGCTTgatgcctttagcagtttgtaGAAGGCTAAACCAAGGAGAATTACAACCGACTAAGATGTCTCTTtaa